The proteins below come from a single Gimesia alba genomic window:
- a CDS encoding MBL fold metallo-hydrolase — protein MRIVLLGTGGYHPNERRHTACLMLPELGIIFDAGTSFFRVPDFLQTRDLQIFLTHAHLDHIAGLSFFLVPMLTDQVDSVKVYGEAAKLTAIQTHLFCEEIFPVLPDYEYIPLPKTVNVPGEGILRHLKLEHPGGSVGYRIDWPEHSLAYITDTANPEQHLDFVQGVDLLIHECYFPDDMAEWAEKTGHSHTTPVAELARDSQVGKLVLTHIDPQRSGDDPIGIQVAQKIFPNTTLGEDLMELEF, from the coding sequence ATGCGAATCGTGCTGTTGGGGACAGGTGGTTATCACCCTAATGAGCGTCGGCATACCGCCTGCTTAATGCTCCCCGAGTTGGGAATCATTTTTGATGCGGGAACCAGTTTTTTTCGCGTTCCCGATTTCCTGCAAACGCGCGATTTACAGATTTTCCTGACGCACGCCCACCTGGACCATATTGCAGGGCTCTCTTTTTTCCTGGTTCCCATGCTGACCGATCAAGTCGATTCCGTCAAAGTGTATGGGGAAGCAGCCAAGCTGACCGCGATTCAGACACACCTGTTCTGTGAAGAAATCTTTCCCGTCCTGCCTGATTACGAATACATTCCCTTGCCGAAAACAGTCAACGTTCCCGGTGAGGGAATTCTGAGGCACTTAAAGCTGGAACATCCGGGCGGATCTGTGGGATATCGCATTGATTGGCCCGAACATTCGCTGGCTTACATCACCGATACCGCCAATCCGGAACAGCATCTCGACTTTGTTCAAGGTGTCGATCTCTTGATCCATGAGTGCTACTTTCCCGATGATATGGCAGAGTGGGCCGAAAAAACCGGGCACAGCCACACAACGCCCGTCGCGGAACTGGCCAGAGATTCGCAAGTCGGAAAATTAGTGCTGACACACATCGACCCGCAACGTTCAGGCGATGATCCCATCGGAATCCAAGTTGCCCAGAAAATCTTTCCGAATACCACACTCGGCGAAGATCTGATGGAACTCGAATTTTAA
- the gnd gene encoding decarboxylating NADP(+)-dependent phosphogluconate dehydrogenase, with the protein MSKNDIGLVGLAVMGQNLVLNMANHGYAVGVFNRTTSTTDEFVSSKTDEQKITGYHSLKDLVDSLAAPRKVMLMVKAGPAVDAIIDDLKGLLSPGDIIIDGGNTHFDDTNRRTKEVEEAGLLFIGTGVSGGEEGALKGPSIMPGGSPAGWPHVKSILQDISAKVGDNHDIPCCEWVGEAGAGHYVKMVHNGIEYGDMQLICESYYILKHALGLTNEELYKVFDEWNKGELESYLIEITRDIFTVIDEETGDYLVDKILDTAKQKGTGKWMSQHALDLGVPTTLITEAVYARCLSAQKDARVRASKILGGPDKKFEGDRDQFIEDVRQALYASKLCSYAQGYVQLNSAAEHFGWKLNNGDIALLWRGGCIIRSTFLQDIKAAFDKNPELENLLLDDFFRNAVENAQPSWRRVVATAVELGLPVPSFTAALSYYDGYRQARLPANLLQAQRDYFGAHTYQRIDKEGTFHTDWIRERRLDS; encoded by the coding sequence ATGTCAAAAAACGATATCGGCCTGGTAGGCCTGGCTGTCATGGGACAAAACCTGGTACTGAATATGGCCAATCATGGCTATGCAGTGGGTGTTTTCAACCGCACCACCAGCACCACAGACGAATTCGTCAGCAGCAAAACGGACGAGCAGAAGATCACAGGCTACCACAGCCTCAAAGATCTTGTGGACAGTCTGGCCGCTCCTCGTAAAGTCATGCTGATGGTCAAAGCGGGACCTGCCGTCGACGCCATCATTGATGATCTCAAAGGTTTACTCAGCCCTGGTGATATCATCATCGACGGCGGTAACACCCATTTCGACGACACCAATCGTCGGACTAAAGAAGTCGAAGAGGCCGGTCTGCTCTTCATTGGAACCGGTGTTTCCGGTGGTGAAGAGGGCGCCCTCAAAGGCCCCAGCATCATGCCCGGCGGATCTCCAGCTGGTTGGCCGCATGTCAAATCGATCCTGCAGGACATCTCTGCAAAGGTCGGCGATAATCACGACATTCCCTGCTGCGAATGGGTCGGCGAAGCCGGAGCAGGGCACTATGTCAAAATGGTGCATAACGGCATCGAATACGGGGACATGCAGCTGATCTGTGAATCGTACTACATCCTCAAACATGCCCTGGGACTCACCAACGAAGAACTTTACAAGGTCTTCGATGAATGGAACAAAGGCGAACTGGAAAGTTACCTGATTGAGATCACCCGTGACATCTTCACCGTCATTGATGAAGAAACCGGCGATTATCTGGTTGATAAAATCCTGGATACCGCCAAACAAAAGGGAACCGGAAAATGGATGAGCCAGCATGCTCTGGATCTGGGTGTTCCCACAACGCTGATCACCGAAGCCGTTTATGCCCGTTGCCTGTCTGCTCAGAAAGACGCACGTGTGCGTGCTTCTAAAATCCTGGGTGGGCCTGATAAAAAGTTTGAAGGTGATCGCGATCAGTTCATCGAAGATGTCCGTCAGGCCTTGTATGCGTCCAAATTATGCAGCTATGCTCAAGGATACGTTCAGCTGAATTCTGCCGCCGAGCACTTTGGCTGGAAGCTGAATAACGGCGATATTGCTCTGCTTTGGCGCGGCGGATGCATTATTCGCTCGACCTTCCTGCAGGACATTAAAGCAGCCTTCGACAAGAACCCGGAACTGGAAAACCTGCTGCTGGACGATTTCTTCCGCAATGCCGTTGAAAACGCGCAACCCAGCTGGCGTCGCGTTGTCGCGACCGCCGTTGAACTGGGACTGCCGGTTCCCAGTTTCACTGCCGCTTTGAGCTACTACGATGGCTATCGCCAGGCGCGCTTGCCAGCCAACCTGCTGCAGGCACAACGTGACTACTTTGGCGCTCATACCTATCAACGAATTGATAAAGAGGGAACGTTCCATACTGACTGGATTCGTGAGCGCCGTCTGGACTCATAA
- a CDS encoding HAD family hydrolase, with the protein MSDNPLDTNFQKKNEFLIGIDSDGCAFDSMEIKHKECFIPNFINYFGLQPISKYAREAAEFTNLYSKWRGANRFISYTLALDLLEERPEVQSRKVSVPKLQGVRDWIERETKLGNPTLTAEVEKTKDADLELALKWSLAVNEMIADMVHDVPPYPNVRESLMKLDPVADMIVCSATPNEALNKEWEEHDIAQFVDAICGQEAGSKKETLGQAKACGYEADKVLMIGDAPGDMKAAEAVGALFYPINPGAEEASWERFIGEACDKFLKGEYAGEYQAKVIAEFDSYLPELPPWKR; encoded by the coding sequence GTGTCGGATAATCCATTGGATACCAACTTCCAGAAGAAAAACGAGTTTTTGATCGGCATCGACTCAGACGGCTGTGCCTTTGACTCAATGGAAATTAAACACAAAGAGTGTTTTATTCCTAATTTCATCAACTACTTTGGTCTGCAACCCATCTCAAAATACGCACGGGAAGCGGCTGAATTTACCAACCTGTATTCGAAGTGGCGCGGGGCAAATCGCTTCATTTCTTATACACTGGCACTCGATCTGCTTGAAGAACGCCCGGAAGTACAATCACGTAAAGTAAGCGTTCCTAAGCTGCAAGGCGTCAGAGACTGGATTGAACGCGAAACCAAGCTGGGCAACCCGACATTGACCGCGGAAGTCGAAAAAACCAAGGATGCCGATCTGGAACTGGCATTGAAATGGTCACTGGCAGTCAATGAAATGATCGCTGACATGGTCCATGACGTTCCCCCTTATCCGAACGTCAGAGAGAGCCTGATGAAGCTCGATCCGGTCGCCGACATGATTGTCTGTTCCGCGACACCCAATGAAGCATTGAATAAAGAATGGGAAGAACACGACATCGCACAATTTGTCGATGCAATCTGCGGTCAGGAAGCGGGCAGCAAAAAGGAAACCCTGGGACAAGCCAAAGCTTGTGGCTACGAAGCAGACAAAGTGCTTATGATCGGCGATGCGCCCGGCGATATGAAAGCGGCGGAAGCGGTCGGCGCACTCTTCTATCCCATCAATCCCGGTGCGGAAGAAGCCAGTTGGGAACGCTTCATCGGCGAAGCTTGTGACAAGTTCCTCAAAGGCGAGTACGCTGGTGAATATCAGGCAAAAGTCATTGCGGAATTTGACAGTTATCTTCCAGAGCTACCGCCCTGGAAACGATAA
- a CDS encoding diphosphate--fructose-6-phosphate 1-phosphotransferase gives MASPKNMIVAQSGGPSPVINNSLRGLVETARDLPEIGTIYAGWHGIEGVLKEELLNLSGQSPEEIALLRVTPAAGSVGTCRYKLKEHQNEDFDRIVEVFKAHNIGYFCYIGGNDSMDTANKVAQMATERGVDIVGIGVPKTIDNDVGDSEFKLIDHTPGYGSTARYWMSMVQMANEENRGSCPADPVLVLQAMGRKIGFIPAAARLADPQRKIPMQIYLAENPISIDQIHAQVNEQLKKDGRLIVVVSEGLSLGDIGETKDSFGHTQFSSSQLTVAQLLVNELNQRGLAVKGAARANIPGTDQRHNIAYASTVDLDEAYGAGQKAALLAAAGESGFMSTILRAEGPGYNVRYDKVPLPEVANSERTFPKNWISADGMDVTDDFIKYCKPLVGNDWPSIPMINGRIRFAQLQPLFSDQKLPKYVPQADR, from the coding sequence GTGGCAAGTCCAAAGAACATGATTGTGGCCCAATCGGGTGGTCCTTCACCTGTCATCAATAACAGCCTGCGGGGACTGGTGGAAACCGCCAGAGATCTGCCAGAGATTGGAACCATCTATGCTGGCTGGCATGGAATTGAAGGGGTCCTCAAAGAAGAACTACTGAATCTCAGTGGACAGTCACCCGAAGAAATTGCGTTACTCCGCGTCACTCCGGCCGCTGGTTCAGTCGGAACCTGTCGCTATAAACTGAAAGAGCATCAAAACGAAGACTTTGACCGCATTGTGGAAGTCTTCAAAGCCCATAATATTGGCTACTTTTGCTACATCGGCGGCAACGACTCGATGGACACTGCCAACAAAGTGGCCCAGATGGCGACAGAACGCGGCGTTGATATTGTTGGTATCGGCGTTCCCAAAACCATCGACAACGATGTGGGAGACAGTGAATTCAAACTGATTGACCATACGCCCGGTTACGGTAGTACTGCCCGCTACTGGATGAGCATGGTTCAGATGGCAAATGAAGAGAACCGCGGAAGCTGTCCGGCTGACCCCGTTCTGGTTCTACAGGCCATGGGACGGAAAATCGGCTTCATTCCCGCTGCCGCTCGTCTGGCAGATCCACAACGAAAAATCCCAATGCAGATTTATCTGGCAGAGAACCCGATCAGCATTGATCAGATTCATGCCCAGGTCAACGAACAGCTGAAAAAAGATGGTCGTCTGATTGTTGTGGTCAGCGAAGGACTGTCTCTGGGAGACATCGGCGAAACCAAGGACTCATTCGGCCATACCCAGTTCAGTTCCAGTCAGCTGACGGTGGCTCAGTTGCTGGTCAACGAGCTGAATCAGAGAGGCCTGGCAGTCAAGGGGGCCGCTCGGGCCAACATTCCTGGAACCGACCAGCGTCATAATATCGCGTATGCTTCGACCGTTGACCTTGATGAAGCCTATGGGGCAGGCCAGAAAGCCGCATTGCTGGCAGCCGCCGGTGAGTCCGGATTCATGTCCACAATTCTCCGGGCAGAAGGCCCGGGATACAATGTCCGTTACGACAAAGTTCCATTGCCGGAAGTCGCAAACAGCGAGCGTACCTTCCCGAAAAACTGGATCAGCGCGGATGGAATGGACGTCACGGACGATTTTATCAAGTACTGTAAACCTCTGGTTGGCAATGACTGGCCCAGCATCCCCATGATCAACGGCCGTATTCGATTTGCCCAATTACAACCACTGTTTTCTGATCAGAAACTGCCGAAGTATGTTCCTCAGGCAGACAGATAA
- a CDS encoding STN domain-containing protein, whose protein sequence is MKISRNSLNWWIPLFLLLMTGGNESRLARAANQNSDHQLAVLDRDPPKYLTDRNFRRVLVQPFSASWSNVGIRAILQRIQSTQNISIILDRRIDPSLKLTIDTQNLSLEAGLEKIASEAHAQIGIVGSNIYIGPAQAVANLMTLLELKQEELQNLSASRASLKSRVLFLSRKKTFHYQDLETPAEILKQITDAYQLTLTDPKQIPHDLWANGSLTAVNANQALSLVLIQLGFTFQWEQQGRQIQLEPVPEIVTIKKTYQPRKGSVSALITQLKQAFPDLTVVPSGKSITIQASIEVHEKIEQLLNPTKTLRSPKPVNADAVPIQRRKFTLRVKQVPLLAIMNKLEQSGIEFDYNASQLKSAGIDLNKLIDVTVKDAKPPEFFDALFSPLNLDYQIQGTKVILTPK, encoded by the coding sequence GTGAAAATTTCGCGTAACAGCCTGAACTGGTGGATTCCGCTCTTTCTGCTCCTGATGACAGGCGGGAATGAAAGCCGTCTCGCACGAGCCGCCAACCAAAACTCTGATCACCAGTTAGCTGTTCTGGATCGAGATCCCCCTAAGTATCTGACTGATCGAAACTTTCGCCGCGTTCTCGTTCAGCCTTTTTCGGCTTCCTGGTCGAATGTGGGGATTCGCGCGATTCTGCAACGCATTCAAAGTACGCAAAATATATCGATTATTCTCGATCGGAGAATTGATCCCTCTCTGAAACTGACCATCGACACCCAAAATCTGTCTCTCGAAGCAGGGCTGGAAAAGATCGCTTCAGAAGCGCATGCCCAAATAGGGATTGTGGGCAGCAATATTTACATCGGTCCCGCTCAGGCTGTCGCTAACCTGATGACCTTGCTGGAATTGAAACAGGAAGAATTGCAGAATCTGTCAGCCTCACGGGCCAGTTTGAAATCGCGTGTTCTATTTCTCTCTCGGAAGAAGACGTTTCATTACCAGGATCTGGAGACACCCGCTGAGATTTTGAAACAAATCACAGACGCCTATCAGCTCACGCTGACAGATCCAAAACAAATTCCTCACGATCTCTGGGCAAATGGCAGCCTGACCGCAGTCAATGCCAACCAGGCACTCTCTCTGGTTTTGATCCAATTAGGTTTTACATTTCAGTGGGAGCAACAGGGCAGGCAAATCCAACTGGAACCAGTCCCAGAGATCGTCACCATCAAAAAAACGTATCAGCCACGCAAGGGTTCTGTTTCCGCATTGATCACACAGCTGAAACAGGCGTTTCCAGATCTGACCGTGGTTCCCTCCGGGAAATCGATCACCATTCAGGCCTCAATCGAAGTGCATGAAAAAATTGAGCAACTATTGAATCCAACAAAGACACTTCGAAGTCCAAAACCAGTCAATGCTGATGCCGTTCCCATTCAAAGACGGAAATTTACACTCCGGGTGAAACAGGTTCCCTTACTTGCCATCATGAACAAACTGGAACAGTCGGGGATCGAATTCGACTATAATGCAAGTCAGTTAAAATCCGCAGGCATTGATCTCAATAAATTGATCGATGTCACCGTCAAAGATGCGAAACCGCCGGAGTTTTTTGACGCTCTGTTCAGCCCTCTGAATCTGGACTATCAAATTCAAGGAACCAAAGTCATTTTGACACCCAAATGA
- a CDS encoding Hsp70 family protein has protein sequence MQKIQAVGIDLGTTYSCIAHLNEHGEPVTIPNQEGELSTPSVAMFDGAEVIVGTEALRHAIVNPRNVIQHAKRFLGKQDFRWEIDGRYFSPKDISAFILKKLLSAAEERIGPIESAVITVPAQFSDVQRQETIAAGKQAGLKQVDLINEPVAASLCYVLGTEGMWFAELAEEQRILVYDLGGGTFDLSLVKYQKDEVNVIASGGDLKLGGIDWNSKLQAAIAEQFFTEFGTNPCNDPESLQYLANEVEQAKRSLTVRPKTTLACQVGSTRKTYQITQSQFEQLTKDLVEQTTKITKALLSDNKMGWAHVDVVLTTGGSSRMPMVRDALKQSSGTTRNLSLPPDQSIAHGAAYYAGMLLSNREYAESILTTEAASRLAKIKQHSVNARSLGFLVRDQTGQQRMPHYLLPANTQLPASIKHTYGTVSPNQRRVHLKLIESGASKDEPFVVLGNCVIEGLPADLPVDSKIEVLMEYDSEARVHVSARDCTSGKEARIEITREQNLVQGTLEEAEVKTEPQEPAGHSDPIMLKEILDQAEPANPPEQKKAPPAKQSFSAQPNPVARGLDSSERPIALCNQCGEPQLGPAGADCSTPEQHTKGALSTRKSAPQKKSGKRKPVQKKGPQASAESARKRQSTSRRSASNQGKRQGQKKARPQAKPTSQLDAAESEFWDLLEDA, from the coding sequence ATGCAGAAAATACAGGCCGTTGGAATCGATTTGGGAACGACTTATTCCTGTATCGCTCATCTGAACGAGCATGGAGAACCGGTTACGATTCCTAATCAGGAAGGAGAGCTGTCCACACCTTCAGTCGCCATGTTTGATGGCGCCGAGGTGATTGTGGGAACAGAAGCCTTACGTCATGCGATTGTGAATCCCCGCAATGTCATTCAACATGCGAAGCGTTTCCTGGGTAAACAGGACTTTCGCTGGGAGATTGACGGACGCTATTTCTCGCCGAAAGATATCTCGGCGTTTATTTTGAAAAAGCTGCTTTCTGCCGCCGAAGAACGCATCGGCCCCATTGAATCCGCGGTCATTACCGTTCCTGCTCAATTCAGTGATGTTCAGCGACAGGAAACGATCGCTGCCGGGAAACAGGCCGGATTAAAACAGGTTGACCTGATTAATGAACCCGTGGCTGCGTCGCTCTGCTACGTCTTGGGAACCGAGGGAATGTGGTTTGCTGAACTGGCTGAGGAACAGCGGATTCTGGTCTATGATCTGGGGGGCGGTACCTTCGATCTGTCTCTGGTCAAATATCAGAAAGATGAAGTCAATGTGATTGCCAGTGGCGGTGATTTGAAACTGGGCGGCATTGACTGGAACAGTAAATTGCAGGCCGCCATTGCCGAGCAGTTTTTCACCGAGTTCGGTACTAACCCGTGTAATGATCCTGAGAGTCTTCAGTATCTGGCAAATGAAGTAGAACAGGCGAAACGAAGTCTGACCGTTCGACCTAAGACGACCCTTGCCTGTCAGGTCGGTTCTACGCGAAAGACCTATCAGATTACACAGTCTCAGTTTGAGCAACTAACTAAGGATCTGGTTGAACAGACGACCAAAATCACGAAAGCATTGTTGAGCGACAATAAGATGGGCTGGGCCCATGTGGATGTGGTATTGACGACCGGTGGTTCCTCACGGATGCCGATGGTGCGTGATGCGTTAAAACAGTCAAGTGGTACGACGCGCAACCTGTCACTCCCTCCGGACCAGTCGATTGCCCATGGTGCCGCTTATTATGCCGGGATGCTGTTAAGCAATCGAGAGTATGCCGAGTCGATTCTGACGACGGAAGCAGCCAGCCGTCTTGCAAAAATCAAACAACACAGCGTCAATGCCCGTTCACTTGGATTTCTCGTGAGAGATCAGACCGGGCAGCAACGCATGCCGCATTATCTTCTACCTGCGAATACCCAGTTACCGGCCTCAATCAAACACACCTATGGTACGGTTTCACCCAACCAGCGTCGTGTGCATCTCAAATTGATTGAAAGTGGTGCTTCTAAGGACGAACCCTTTGTGGTTCTGGGAAATTGTGTCATTGAGGGATTGCCGGCTGATTTGCCCGTCGATTCCAAAATCGAAGTCTTAATGGAGTACGATTCGGAAGCCCGCGTGCATGTTTCCGCGCGGGATTGTACGAGTGGCAAAGAAGCACGGATCGAGATCACACGCGAACAGAATCTGGTTCAGGGGACTCTGGAAGAGGCAGAAGTGAAAACGGAACCTCAGGAGCCCGCCGGGCATTCCGATCCGATCATGTTGAAAGAAATTCTGGATCAGGCAGAACCTGCCAATCCGCCTGAGCAAAAGAAGGCTCCTCCTGCAAAGCAGTCTTTTTCTGCACAACCCAACCCGGTGGCACGTGGTCTGGATAGCTCTGAACGCCCGATTGCATTGTGTAATCAATGTGGTGAGCCTCAACTCGGGCCAGCGGGGGCTGATTGTTCGACTCCGGAACAGCATACAAAAGGGGCATTGTCGACCCGAAAATCGGCCCCTCAAAAGAAGAGTGGCAAACGTAAGCCGGTCCAGAAGAAAGGCCCCCAGGCTTCCGCAGAGTCAGCCCGCAAACGGCAGTCAACATCGCGGCGGTCGGCTTCGAATCAGGGGAAGCGTCAGGGGCAAAAAAAGGCCAGGCCTCAAGCGAAGCCTACGAGTCAATTAGATGCTGCAGAGAGTGAATTCTGGGATCTACTGGAAGACGCATAG